A genomic stretch from Pararhizobium sp. IMCC21322 includes:
- a CDS encoding TetR/AcrR family transcriptional regulator C-terminal domain-containing protein, which yields MVKHAALRVVVKGPIISGQFQKQIKTDFFHVAIFGFGIRTDFTPADIDQSAENAVQTFLRAYRAR from the coding sequence TTGGTCAAACATGCAGCACTGAGGGTTGTCGTTAAGGGCCCCATAATCAGCGGCCAGTTTCAGAAACAGATCAAAACCGATTTCTTCCACGTCGCAATATTCGGCTTCGGCATCCGCACCGATTTCACGCCAGCAGACATCGACCAAAGCGCGGAAAATGCAGTGCAGACGTTTTTGCGGGCTTATCGGGCACGGTGA
- a CDS encoding response regulator transcription factor gives MNERKILIVDDDTDLREALVEQLALYEEFEIADADTAATGMAAARDGRVDLMVMDVGLPDMDGREAVKLLRKNGFRAPIIMLTGHDTDADTVLGLEAGANDYVTKPLRFAVLLARIRAQLRQHEHSEDATFSIGPYNFRPSAKLLTTEGGEKVRLTEKETAILKFLHRAGDKVVTRDVLLHEVWGYNAGVTTHTLETHIYRLRQKIEDDPSNAEILVTQDGGYKLVP, from the coding sequence ATGAATGAACGTAAAATTCTGATCGTCGATGATGACACAGATCTGCGCGAAGCCCTTGTAGAGCAGCTTGCGCTTTATGAAGAGTTTGAGATTGCCGATGCCGACACAGCTGCCACCGGCATGGCCGCGGCACGCGATGGCCGGGTCGATCTGATGGTGATGGATGTGGGCCTTCCCGATATGGATGGCCGCGAGGCGGTTAAACTGCTGCGCAAAAACGGCTTTCGGGCCCCCATCATCATGCTGACCGGTCATGACACTGACGCCGACACGGTGCTGGGTCTGGAAGCGGGTGCTAATGATTATGTCACAAAACCTTTGCGGTTTGCCGTTCTGCTGGCACGCATTCGCGCCCAGTTGCGCCAGCATGAGCACAGCGAAGACGCCACATTCTCCATCGGCCCTTATAATTTCCGCCCAAGCGCAAAGCTGCTGACCACCGAAGGCGGTGAAAAAGTGCGCCTGACGGAAAAGGAAACGGCGATTTTGAAGTTTCTGCATCGGGCCGGTGACAAGGTTGTCACACGCGATGTCTTGCTTCACGAGGTCTGGGGCTATAATGCTGGAGTAACGACCCATACGCTGGAGACCCATATTTATCGCCTCCGCCAGAAGATCGAGGATGACCCGTCAAATGCGGAAATCCTTGTCACTCAGGACGGTGGCTATAAGCTGGTGCCATAA
- a CDS encoding TetR/AcrR family transcriptional regulator C-terminal domain-containing protein yields MIAKNGTLKDNLRAIARTIGETFTSPILSNLYLWAIAEANCFPEIGRTFYELGPQTGVKF; encoded by the coding sequence ATGATTGCGAAAAATGGCACGCTGAAAGATAACCTACGCGCCATCGCCAGAACCATCGGTGAGACTTTTACATCGCCGATCCTGTCCAACCTGTATCTATGGGCCATCGCCGAAGCCAACTGCTTCCCCGAAATCGGCCGCACCTTCTATGAATTAGGCCCGCAGACCGGGGTGAAATTCTGA
- a CDS encoding DUF2585 family protein: protein MRSKHVLIGLGLIVGTAIILLLMGREPICSCGTIKLWHGDALSSESSQHISDWYTPSHMIHGMIFYFVLWLVWRKGSVGNKALIAIALEAAWEIAENTNYVIQRYREVTISLDYFGDSVLNSVSDIFAMLLGFYLARRLPVAATVILVLVFEAVTMWIIRDGLALNVLMLLWPVEAVKTWQMGG from the coding sequence ATGCGGTCTAAACACGTTCTGATTGGCTTGGGGCTGATTGTCGGTACCGCCATCATATTGCTGTTGATGGGGCGCGAGCCGATCTGCAGTTGCGGCACCATCAAATTGTGGCACGGGGATGCGCTTAGTTCGGAAAGTTCCCAGCACATCAGTGACTGGTACACGCCGTCCCACATGATCCACGGCATGATTTTCTATTTCGTGCTGTGGCTGGTCTGGCGCAAGGGGTCTGTTGGCAACAAGGCGCTGATTGCGATTGCGCTGGAGGCTGCCTGGGAGATTGCCGAGAATACGAATTACGTCATTCAACGCTATCGCGAAGTGACCATTTCGCTGGATTATTTTGGCGATTCCGTGCTGAATTCCGTCTCCGATATTTTTGCCATGTTGCTGGGGTTCTACCTGGCGCGGCGGTTGCCGGTTGCCGCCACGGTGATCTTGGTGCTGGTGTTTGAAGCGGTGACCATGTGGATCATCCGCGACGGATTGGCTTTGAATGTGCTGATGCTGCTGTGGCCGGTTGAAGCGGTAAAAACCTGGCAAATGGGCGGCTGA
- a CDS encoding phospholipase effector Tle1 domain-containing protein: MEIGKLCHVYLGGHYYFDIDPSLRPRLRKVFVLADGTNCTIFSETNIGKLHSLSRAAGYESHYASGVGVVSRARAIDKVFAPNLEIKALDLFETLLALDLKNDDRLYIFGYSRGAVIARTLAMCITSKESFIAAARRYGIYGAIDAQIEFLCLFDPVVGKPRFHRSFVRNHEAFLEPRVKNYVELLAYGERRFRFSSDSYSASSTARSKLELATSARNADSTSDRTASFRTLNMLNTRKCVWFPGEHSDVGGDSADSSLSAHALATALEELMVSAEKAEIELRFPAAELHKILSGINSSNDPKESKRNGGLTKLIRKFFGIGFRRLPQKWNLIQHLAHPTCKHSEHTALLSEQLPVYPDYKRLR, from the coding sequence TTGGAAATCGGTAAGCTGTGTCACGTTTACTTGGGCGGCCATTATTACTTTGACATTGATCCTAGTTTGAGGCCCCGATTGCGTAAAGTTTTTGTTCTTGCCGACGGGACCAATTGCACAATATTTAGTGAAACTAATATAGGGAAGCTTCACTCGCTATCTAGAGCTGCAGGGTATGAAAGTCACTATGCGTCCGGGGTTGGAGTAGTCAGTCGTGCTAGAGCGATTGACAAAGTTTTTGCTCCAAATCTGGAGATCAAGGCTTTGGACCTATTCGAAACGCTCTTGGCACTTGATCTCAAGAATGACGATCGCCTATATATTTTTGGTTATTCGCGAGGCGCCGTGATCGCTAGGACTCTAGCTATGTGTATCACCTCGAAGGAAAGCTTCATTGCCGCGGCACGTAGGTATGGGATTTATGGAGCGATAGACGCTCAGATTGAGTTTTTGTGCCTCTTTGACCCAGTCGTGGGAAAGCCGCGATTTCATAGATCTTTCGTAAGAAACCATGAGGCCTTTCTTGAGCCCAGGGTTAAAAATTATGTCGAGCTTCTTGCATACGGAGAGCGAAGATTTCGTTTTTCATCCGATAGCTACTCAGCATCGAGTACGGCCAGAAGTAAGTTGGAATTGGCCACTTCGGCGAGAAACGCAGACTCTACAAGTGACAGAACGGCATCATTTCGCACTCTCAACATGCTAAATACAAGGAAGTGTGTTTGGTTTCCTGGTGAGCACTCGGATGTCGGTGGAGACAGTGCGGACAGTTCTCTTAGCGCGCATGCACTTGCCACCGCGCTTGAAGAACTAATGGTTTCGGCAGAAAAAGCCGAAATAGAACTCCGATTTCCCGCAGCAGAATTGCACAAAATTCTCTCTGGCATAAACAGTTCCAACGATCCCAAAGAAAGCAAAAGAAACGGTGGACTGACGAAGCTAATTCGCAAATTTTTTGGGATTGGCTTCCGACGATTGCCACAAAAATGGAACCTAATTCAGCACCTTGCTCATCCGACATGCAAGCATTCAGAGCACACGGCTTTACTCTCTGAGCAACTACCAGTGTACCCCGATTATAAAAGACTCAGGTAA
- a CDS encoding MBL fold metallo-hydrolase yields the protein MAKAFASAGDMADKKISFSEIGEGLWAFTAEGDPNTGVIIGDDSVMIVDAQATPRMAAQVIEKIRTVTDKPISHVVLTHYHAVRVLGASGYNATDIIMSEKARSMVVERGQEDWDSEFARFPRLFQGHESIPGLTWPTLTFNDRMTVYLGKRRVDLMFMGRAHTAGDIVAYVPDQNVMFTGDIVEYHSACYCGDGHFHDWPGTLQKIRNWDLDAIAPGRGDALVGTKMVNAALDSTADFVTSTYRSVARIALAGGSLKEAFEACRAACDSKFGDYAIYEHCLPFNVARAYDEARDIDTPRIWTADRDREMWESLQG from the coding sequence ATGGCCAAGGCATTCGCATCTGCCGGAGATATGGCAGACAAGAAAATCTCCTTTTCCGAAATCGGTGAGGGTCTGTGGGCGTTCACCGCAGAAGGCGACCCGAATACCGGCGTCATCATCGGCGATGACAGTGTCATGATTGTCGACGCACAGGCCACACCGCGCATGGCGGCACAAGTCATCGAGAAAATTCGCACGGTCACTGATAAGCCCATCAGCCATGTGGTCCTGACCCACTATCATGCCGTGCGCGTGTTGGGCGCGTCAGGCTACAATGCAACAGACATCATCATGTCGGAAAAGGCCCGGTCGATGGTGGTGGAGCGCGGTCAGGAAGACTGGGATTCAGAATTTGCCCGCTTTCCGCGCCTGTTTCAGGGCCATGAAAGCATTCCCGGCCTCACATGGCCAACGCTCACATTCAATGACCGCATGACGGTCTATCTGGGCAAGCGCCGTGTTGATCTCATGTTTATGGGCCGCGCCCATACGGCAGGCGATATTGTGGCCTATGTCCCTGATCAAAATGTCATGTTCACCGGTGACATCGTGGAGTATCACTCCGCCTGCTATTGCGGCGATGGCCATTTCCATGACTGGCCGGGCACATTGCAGAAAATCCGCAACTGGGATCTGGACGCCATTGCGCCGGGCCGTGGCGATGCGCTGGTTGGCACAAAAATGGTCAATGCTGCGCTGGATTCCACCGCAGATTTTGTCACCTCGACCTATCGCAGTGTTGCACGCATTGCCCTGGCTGGCGGCTCCCTGAAAGAAGCGTTCGAGGCTTGCCGTGCCGCCTGCGACAGCAAATTCGGCGACTATGCAATCTATGAACATTGCCTGCCGTTCAATGTTGCCCGCGCCTATGATGAAGCACGCGACATCGACACACCACGCATCTGGACAGCGGACAGAGACCGGGAGATGTGGGAAAGCCTTCAGGGATAA
- a CDS encoding fumarylacetoacetate hydrolase family protein, whose protein sequence is MKLASLRNDTRDGQLVVVSKDLTKCSEVSHIAETLQEALDNWPVLAPRLQRVADGVETGAQPTQRFREHDALSPLPRAYQWADGSAYVNHVELVRKARGANMPPSFWEDPLMYQGGSDSFIAPRDPIKLADEAYGIDMEGELAVIVDDVPMGCDIATASAAIRLIMLVNDVSLRALIPDELGKGFGFFHSKPSSAFSPVAVTPEELGDAWDGSKLHLPLDVDLNGEAFGRANAGIDMTFDFGQLIAHAAKTRPLGAGTIIGSGTVSNKLNDGPGKPVAEGGVGYSCIAEIRMIETIEDGAPATPFMQFGDSVRIEMKDKNGHSIFGAIEQSVEKA, encoded by the coding sequence ATGAAACTTGCCTCACTCAGAAATGACACGCGAGACGGGCAATTGGTGGTGGTCTCGAAAGACCTGACCAAATGTTCGGAGGTCAGTCACATAGCCGAAACACTTCAGGAGGCACTGGACAATTGGCCCGTGCTGGCGCCGCGCCTGCAACGCGTTGCCGATGGCGTTGAAACCGGTGCCCAACCCACACAGCGCTTTCGTGAGCATGATGCGCTCTCACCCCTCCCCCGCGCCTATCAATGGGCGGACGGTTCGGCCTATGTGAACCATGTGGAACTGGTGCGCAAAGCGCGCGGTGCAAACATGCCTCCCTCGTTCTGGGAAGACCCGTTGATGTATCAGGGCGGCTCGGATTCCTTCATCGCACCCCGCGACCCTATCAAGCTGGCCGATGAGGCTTACGGCATCGATATGGAAGGTGAGCTTGCCGTTATTGTTGATGATGTTCCCATGGGCTGCGACATCGCCACAGCCAGCGCAGCCATCCGCCTTATCATGCTGGTCAATGATGTGTCCCTGCGGGCCCTGATTCCCGACGAGTTGGGCAAGGGCTTTGGCTTCTTCCACTCCAAACCCTCCAGCGCTTTCTCTCCAGTTGCTGTCACACCCGAAGAATTGGGAGATGCCTGGGATGGCAGCAAGCTTCATCTGCCTCTGGATGTGGATTTGAATGGCGAGGCTTTTGGCCGCGCCAATGCCGGCATCGACATGACCTTCGATTTTGGCCAACTCATTGCCCATGCTGCCAAAACACGGCCCTTGGGCGCTGGCACCATCATCGGTTCAGGCACGGTCTCCAACAAGCTGAATGACGGGCCCGGCAAACCGGTTGCTGAAGGCGGCGTCGGCTATTCCTGCATTGCCGAAATCCGCATGATTGAAACCATCGAAGACGGCGCACCGGCCACGCCATTCATGCAGTTCGGCGACAGTGTGCGCATCGAAATGAAAGACAAGAATGGCCACTCCATTTTTGGTGCCATTGAACAAAGCGTGGAGAAAGCATAA
- a CDS encoding cyclic nucleotide-binding domain-containing protein, with product MTIERDIEALRQVMMFSELNSEQLRLLAFSAESVKLAPKEILFQEGDVAGSGFVVTEGEIQLLQRSDGRSVSVGRLGQGSVVNELALISETLRPATAIATQASEVIKIRRSLFGRFINEYPDIAVRLEQSLRGRLQETIGQLKRAQQKLKY from the coding sequence GTGACAATCGAGCGCGACATTGAGGCACTGCGTCAGGTAATGATGTTTTCAGAGCTGAACAGCGAGCAGTTGCGTCTGCTTGCCTTCAGCGCGGAATCCGTAAAACTGGCCCCCAAGGAAATCCTGTTTCAGGAAGGCGATGTCGCCGGCTCCGGCTTTGTTGTCACCGAAGGCGAAATTCAGCTTTTGCAGCGCAGTGACGGACGGTCGGTTTCTGTGGGCCGCCTTGGTCAGGGATCCGTGGTCAATGAGCTGGCTTTGATCAGCGAAACATTGCGCCCGGCAACAGCCATTGCCACCCAGGCCAGCGAAGTCATCAAAATCCGCCGCTCCCTGTTTGGCCGCTTTATCAATGAATATCCCGATATCGCTGTACGGCTGGAACAAAGCCTGCGCGGACGGCTGCAGGAAACCATCGGCCAGCTGAAACGTGCCCAGCAAAAGCTGAAATACTAG
- a CDS encoding HAD family phosphatase produces the protein MKNIVFDIGNVLIAWDAHAAFREAFPDDATIDRFFAEVGFYEWNLEQDRGRSRLEAVAAMSVTWPEHAPLLDQFFDRFPDTIQKKISGSWQVLDDLKISGHRIFGLTNWGAETWPMTKQVHPELNNIFEDVVVSGHEKLIKPDRRIYEVLTVRNNLRPDECLFIDDSPKNVEGAQIAGWQALHFTGPDELRKSLKEMGLL, from the coding sequence GTGAAGAATATCGTTTTTGACATCGGCAATGTATTGATTGCATGGGATGCACATGCCGCGTTCCGCGAAGCTTTTCCAGATGATGCGACGATTGACCGGTTTTTTGCCGAGGTCGGCTTTTACGAATGGAATTTGGAGCAGGACCGAGGCCGGTCGCGCCTGGAAGCCGTGGCTGCAATGAGTGTAACATGGCCTGAACATGCGCCACTCCTTGATCAGTTTTTTGACCGGTTTCCCGATACCATCCAGAAGAAAATCAGTGGCAGCTGGCAGGTTTTGGATGATCTGAAAATATCAGGGCACCGGATATTCGGTTTGACCAATTGGGGCGCGGAAACCTGGCCCATGACAAAACAGGTCCATCCCGAATTGAACAACATCTTTGAAGATGTCGTCGTGTCAGGCCATGAAAAACTGATTAAACCTGATCGCCGCATATATGAGGTGCTGACAGTCCGAAATAATCTGCGTCCTGATGAGTGCCTGTTTATCGACGACAGCCCCAAAAATGTCGAAGGGGCCCAAATCGCAGGCTGGCAAGCACTGCATTTCACCGGGCCAGATGAATTACGCAAATCCTTGAAGGAAATGGGACTGTTGTGA
- a CDS encoding MarR family winged helix-turn-helix transcriptional regulator, with protein MVKQDMRKQESAPEIEAVLKLEEFLPYRLARAAEIMSREFADIYKKHTGMTRPEWRAFATIGQFGTVTATFIGQHSSMHKTKVSRAVASLEQRGWLVRTSDGSDRRIEHLALTKKGWRVYAALIEEARKFEADLLQALGNGPSNALMSGLDHLEQR; from the coding sequence ATGGTAAAACAGGATATGCGAAAACAGGAATCTGCACCTGAAATTGAGGCGGTTCTGAAGCTGGAAGAATTTTTGCCCTATCGTCTGGCGCGGGCGGCGGAAATCATGAGCCGTGAATTTGCTGATATTTACAAGAAACACACCGGCATGACGCGGCCGGAATGGCGGGCTTTCGCGACGATTGGCCAATTTGGCACAGTAACGGCCACCTTTATCGGGCAGCATTCCTCCATGCATAAAACCAAGGTCAGCCGTGCGGTTGCCTCTCTGGAGCAGCGCGGATGGCTGGTTCGTACCAGCGATGGGTCTGACCGGCGCATTGAGCATCTGGCCCTGACGAAAAAGGGCTGGCGCGTTTACGCAGCGCTGATTGAGGAAGCCAGGAAATTCGAGGCGGATTTACTGCAGGCCCTGGGGAATGGACCATCAAATGCGCTGATGTCAGGTTTAGATCATCTGGAGCAGCGGTAA
- a CDS encoding inositol monophosphatase family protein yields the protein MARSALLNVMVQAATKAGRSLTRDFGEVEQLQVSVKGPGDFVSAADTKAEEIIVESLQKSRPDWGFLLEEGGEIKGSDPLHRWIVDPLDGTTNFLHSLPIFAVSIGLERQGQMVAGVIYNPITEELFTAEKGSGAFMNDRRMRVAARRKLADAALCTAIPHIGSKTLGRYLEEAKIACANAAAVRGLGSAAVSLAYVAAGRLDGYWEHNLKPWDMAAGIVLIREAGGFLSDISGGDRMIETGGIIAGNETMREAIRKNIIERP from the coding sequence ATGGCACGTAGTGCACTTCTAAACGTCATGGTTCAGGCCGCCACCAAGGCAGGCCGCAGCCTCACCCGCGATTTTGGCGAGGTGGAACAGCTTCAGGTTTCCGTCAAGGGACCGGGGGATTTTGTCTCCGCAGCCGACACAAAGGCTGAAGAGATCATTGTTGAATCCCTGCAGAAATCCCGTCCCGATTGGGGCTTTCTTCTGGAAGAAGGCGGCGAGATCAAAGGCAGCGATCCACTGCATCGCTGGATTGTCGATCCGCTGGACGGCACCACCAATTTCCTCCATTCACTGCCCATCTTTGCCGTTTCCATTGGCCTGGAGCGGCAGGGTCAGATGGTGGCCGGTGTGATTTATAACCCGATTACCGAAGAATTGTTTACCGCCGAAAAAGGCAGTGGCGCTTTCATGAATGACCGGCGCATGCGCGTCGCCGCCCGTCGCAAATTGGCCGATGCCGCGCTGTGTACCGCCATTCCTCATATTGGCAGCAAAACCCTGGGGCGCTATCTGGAAGAGGCGAAGATCGCCTGTGCCAATGCCGCCGCCGTGCGTGGCCTCGGCTCCGCAGCCGTGAGCCTGGCCTATGTGGCAGCAGGGCGACTGGACGGGTATTGGGAACATAATCTCAAACCATGGGATATGGCCGCAGGCATCGTGTTGATCCGCGAAGCGGGCGGATTTTTGAGCGATATATCAGGCGGTGACCGCATGATCGAAACCGGCGGCATTATTGCCGGCAATGAAACCATGCGCGAAGCCATCCGCAAAAACATCATTGAGCGGCCCTAG
- a CDS encoding TetR/AcrR family transcriptional regulator C-terminal domain-containing protein — translation MATILQKHIDAGELAIGDVPLAARQFQELITADLFHVAAFGICIGFTRADIG, via the coding sequence ATGGCCACAATCCTGCAGAAACATATCGACGCTGGCGAACTCGCCATAGGCGACGTGCCCTTGGCCGCGCGCCAGTTTCAGGAATTGATCACAGCCGATCTCTTCCACGTCGCAGCCTTTGGCATCTGCATCGGTTTTACGCGAGCTGACATAGGCTAA
- a CDS encoding L,D-transpeptidase encodes MSVSDPDPVKQHDFQVRCMHRAATTGQLQFGGRSFGCALGRSGITSQKREGDGASPAGAYTLLCGFYRADRLAKPITQLPMRPMLELDGWCDDPRDARYNQLITLPFAGSHERLWRDDQVYDVVVVLDQNIHPRRPGGGSAIFFHIAATGFTPTEGCIAVSHATMRHALEFARRGSKMRIG; translated from the coding sequence ATGTCGGTTTCCGATCCTGATCCTGTGAAGCAGCATGATTTTCAGGTGCGGTGCATGCACCGGGCTGCCACAACAGGACAATTGCAGTTTGGCGGGCGCAGTTTTGGCTGCGCGCTGGGACGCAGTGGCATCACCTCCCAAAAGCGCGAAGGCGATGGCGCCAGCCCTGCCGGGGCCTACACGCTGCTATGCGGGTTTTACCGGGCGGACCGGCTGGCCAAGCCCATCACCCAGTTGCCGATGCGGCCGATGCTGGAGCTGGATGGCTGGTGCGACGACCCGCGTGATGCGCGCTACAACCAGCTTATAACGCTGCCCTTTGCGGGCAGTCATGAGAGGCTGTGGCGGGATGATCAAGTATATGATGTGGTTGTAGTGCTGGACCAGAATATCCATCCGCGCAGGCCGGGCGGGGGCAGTGCCATTTTCTTCCACATTGCCGCGACGGGCTTCACCCCGACAGAAGGCTGCATTGCGGTTTCACACGCCACCATGCGCCACGCCCTTGAGTTTGCGCGGCGTGGTTCAAAAATGCGCATTGGTTAG
- the hmgA gene encoding homogentisate 1,2-dioxygenase codes for MSDQTADKPAAASNAVGYMPGFGNDFETESLPGALPQGQNSPQTCAYGLYAEQLSGSPFTAPRGTNERSWLYRIRPSVRHTRDFVAVERPSWKTAPIHLDKAPPLGQYRWDPVPMPNKPVNFLDGLQTVTTAGDAQGQSGMASHIFVCNAPMVDDYFFNADGELLIVPEMGALRIFTEMGIMDVASGEIALLPRGMFFKVEPLTKSCRGYVCENYGAKFTLPDRGPIGANCLANPRDFKTPVAAYEDKETPCRVHVKWCGYFYQTEIDHSPLDVVAWHGNYTPYKYDLATFSPVGAILFDHPDPSIFTVLTAPSGEEGTANIDFVIFPPRWLVAEHSFRPPWYHRNIMSEFMGLICGQYDAKEEGFVPGGFSLHNLMLPHGPDLDAFEKASNVDLKPVRLDNTMAFMFETRFPQQVTDLAMQMPTLQKDYIDCWAGLKKHFNGTKEGC; via the coding sequence ATGTCGGACCAGACCGCGGATAAACCTGCCGCCGCATCAAACGCCGTCGGCTATATGCCGGGCTTTGGCAATGATTTTGAAACCGAAAGCCTGCCCGGTGCCTTGCCTCAGGGCCAGAACAGCCCCCAGACATGCGCTTATGGCCTCTATGCCGAGCAATTATCCGGCTCACCCTTCACCGCACCACGCGGCACCAATGAGCGCTCATGGCTCTATCGCATCCGCCCCAGCGTGCGCCACACCAGGGACTTTGTCGCGGTTGAGCGCCCGAGCTGGAAAACCGCGCCCATTCATCTCGATAAAGCACCACCCCTTGGCCAATATCGCTGGGATCCGGTGCCAATGCCGAACAAGCCCGTCAATTTTCTGGATGGCCTGCAAACCGTTACAACGGCAGGCGATGCGCAGGGCCAGTCCGGTATGGCGTCTCACATCTTTGTATGCAATGCGCCCATGGTGGATGATTATTTCTTCAACGCCGATGGGGAATTGCTGATTGTGCCGGAAATGGGTGCTTTGCGCATTTTCACCGAAATGGGCATCATGGATGTGGCCTCCGGCGAAATAGCCCTGTTGCCGCGTGGCATGTTCTTCAAGGTGGAACCGCTGACAAAGAGTTGCCGCGGCTATGTCTGCGAGAATTACGGTGCCAAATTCACCCTGCCGGATCGCGGCCCCATTGGCGCAAACTGTCTCGCCAATCCGCGTGATTTCAAAACCCCTGTCGCTGCCTATGAAGACAAGGAGACCCCCTGCCGCGTCCACGTTAAATGGTGCGGCTATTTCTATCAGACCGAGATCGACCATTCGCCACTGGATGTGGTGGCCTGGCACGGCAATTACACGCCTTACAAATACGATCTGGCCACCTTCTCACCGGTTGGGGCCATCCTGTTCGATCATCCGGACCCATCCATCTTTACCGTCCTCACAGCACCCTCAGGCGAAGAAGGTACTGCCAATATCGATTTCGTGATTTTCCCGCCGCGCTGGCTGGTGGCCGAACATTCCTTCCGTCCGCCCTGGTATCATCGCAACATCATGAGCGAATTCATGGGCCTTATCTGCGGCCAGTATGATGCCAAGGAAGAGGGCTTTGTGCCCGGTGGCTTCAGCCTGCACAATCTGATGCTGCCTCACGGACCGGATCTGGATGCCTTTGAAAAGGCTTCCAATGTGGACCTAAAGCCGGTCAGGCTGGATAACACCATGGCCTTCATGTTCGAAACCCGCTTCCCGCAGCAGGTCACCGATCTGGCCATGCAGATGCCAACACTGCAAAAGGATTACATTGATTGCTGGGCGGGCCTGAAAAAACATTTCAACGGCACCAAAGAGGGGTGCTGA
- a CDS encoding DUF2585 family protein translates to MSTPSLKNTNLAVGPVIIGGLLVTLAMALLLLWMGRDWICFCGTVKLWQHEVFSYENSQHVADFYTFSHILHGILAYALLARFWPDMVLETRFAIGTLTAVGWEIIENTNFVIERFRIVTVSQHYLGDSIINSVFDLFAMMAGFVLARYLPIYATLVLALALEGSMMLLIRDGLGLSTLMLIWPMDAVRAWQWGQ, encoded by the coding sequence TTGTCGACGCCTTCTCTCAAAAACACGAATTTGGCTGTGGGTCCCGTGATTATCGGTGGGCTTCTTGTTACCCTGGCCATGGCTTTGCTGCTGTTGTGGATGGGCCGTGACTGGATTTGTTTTTGCGGCACTGTAAAACTTTGGCAGCATGAGGTTTTCAGCTATGAGAATTCTCAGCATGTGGCCGATTTCTATACGTTTTCCCACATATTGCACGGCATTCTGGCCTATGCGCTGCTGGCTCGTTTCTGGCCTGATATGGTATTGGAAACGCGGTTTGCCATTGGTACGCTGACGGCGGTGGGATGGGAGATTATCGAGAACACGAATTTTGTCATTGAGCGGTTTCGCATTGTCACCGTGTCGCAGCATTATCTGGGCGACAGTATCATCAATTCCGTGTTTGACCTGTTCGCCATGATGGCTGGCTTTGTGCTGGCGCGCTATCTGCCGATCTATGCGACACTTGTGCTTGCATTGGCGCTGGAAGGCAGCATGATGCTGTTGATCCGCGATGGTCTTGGTCTCAGCACCTTGATGCTGATCTGGCCGATGGATGCGGTGCGCGCGTGGCAGTGGGGGCAATAG
- the efp gene encoding elongation factor P has protein sequence MKINGNEIRPGNVIEHQNTIWAAVKVQHVKPGKGGAFAQVELKNLLDGRKLNERFRSAATVERIRLEQKDFQFLYAEGDMLVFMDTTTYEQLELQAEFVGDRAVFLQDGMQVTVEMYEERPIGVALPDQVTLEVSETEPALKGQTISSSYKPAIMDNGARVMVPPFITVGERIVVDTNELIYLRRGE, from the coding sequence ATGAAAATCAACGGTAATGAAATTCGCCCCGGCAATGTGATCGAGCATCAGAATACGATCTGGGCTGCGGTCAAGGTTCAGCATGTCAAACCCGGCAAGGGCGGCGCGTTTGCGCAGGTGGAACTGAAAAACCTGCTGGATGGCCGTAAGCTGAATGAGCGGTTCCGCTCGGCAGCAACGGTGGAGCGGATACGCCTGGAGCAGAAGGACTTTCAGTTCCTCTATGCGGAAGGCGATATGCTGGTGTTCATGGACACAACAACTTACGAGCAGTTGGAATTGCAGGCCGAATTTGTCGGCGACCGCGCCGTGTTCCTGCAGGACGGCATGCAGGTGACCGTGGAAATGTATGAAGAGCGCCCCATTGGTGTGGCATTGCCCGATCAGGTGACGCTGGAAGTGTCCGAAACCGAGCCCGCGCTCAAGGGTCAGACCATCTCATCCTCCTACAAACCAGCGATTATGGATAATGGTGCACGCGTTATGGTGCCGCCTTTCATCACCGTCGGTGAGCGCATTGTGGTGGATACCAATGAGCTGATTTATCTGCGACGCGGCGAGTAG